The genome window ATAATTAACTTCTTGAACTACAGCTCTAGTAACATATCACATAGATTTTCTTACATACATGATGGATTAACATTTGATATCATGTGGTGGCACATGTTTAAAAGCTATAGCATTTTAAAGCAGTAGGTAGTCAGTTGTTATTTTGGCAAGATCCCTTAAAGTAACCCCAAGATCCCTTTAGTAACTTTGGTTACTGAACTTGATGAGACTAAACCTCCAATAACACTACAAGGAGCACAGCAAGTAAATGTGACAAAGCAATACTGAAAAGGATACTGGATATTTCTTCTGCTCATGATtagtctgaaaaaaaaaaacccaacttaaCCTGGAGTCAAAACTgctacaaaaaacagaaaatagagttatatataaataaactgagaaTTTGTCCTTGACTTTTCTAAAGTCTGGGAGTTGTTACACAATATAAAACCATCTTTGGGTAGAAGTATTTGTCATAAGCTTTTCTCACTTTTGACCATGAGAAAATTTTCCATTGGTTTAAAAGCTGGgaatttatgttttatattgatatatattacATAATGTAAAGCCCCTGTAGTCTGTGAAAGCATACTCCTATGTAGTTAGTCATACCCGTTATGGGTGTTGAGATCACTTTAAGCCAAAACTTGGGAGGTATTCCTCAACACACAtgaattaaactaaaaaaaagtcttctcTCTCTGAGCGTAATGACAGTAATCGTAATAgtctgagggttttttttttaagaacgaCTTTTTAACACGTAACACAAAACCGATTGGGACTTCAGTACGCTTCACTATAAGATGCCAAATGCACAGTTATTACTTAACATCTCTATGTGACAGTGCTGGAGGGCAAATCTCTGCTCACTACACCAAATACAGAACAGACTTGACATCATGCAAAAAGATTAACTTCATGTTTATGGCCAACAAGACCAAGCAAATTACTATCAACTAGTGAAGCAATGATAATGCGACAGAATAACAAAAGCATCATCATCACATCGATCTATCAAATTAActcattttaattttacagATTTCCAGCAGGCagagccaaacaacaacaacaacaacaaaaaaccccaacaactcagaggtcagaggtccaaACTGAATTACAACTAGAAActacattttcttcatttttaccTAGTGGCATCTAGCAATGGATGACgttttggttttatttgcttatttttttttagatatataCATCGTGTCTAtacatttgtttataaaatTCCTATTAAACCCTGGGTAcaaccaaactatttacatggcctttatttatgcatttgGAATCTGGGCAAATACATCCTTTAAATTTTAACCACGGGTGATTAAAAGTGAGCGAATAGTTGGGACAGTTTGGGAAGATGAACATTCTCTTTGATGCTGCTTAAAATTAAACGAGATCATCACCAGTTTTACGTCTTACGATAAATATAAAAGTAGAGCTACCTAGCTGTTATCTTAGCTGAGCAAAAAGACTGGAAACTGGACATAACATGCTCATTACTGGGCTTTAAACATTCATGTAGGTGTTCTTTTTTATCCATGAAAAGCGTGGCACTtgtttagatttattttttttaaacccagtcATCATCCAACTTGTAAATTGTAGTGATGTGGTAGAGTAAAGAAATTATTTCTGAAACCCTCgaagaaggaataaaataaggTAAATAAACTTCTACAAAGTGTTAAAGTAAACTTGAACTCTTTATATTAAGGGTCACAGTTGGCTTATATGCACTacaaaagcattaaaaaggCATTTCTTTATCAAACACTTTACATTTTAACAAACAAGTGAAATATTATTTGTGTGAATTATCTCTGTATCATGATTATTGGTTTCATTGTATAAAGTAgaattaaatatatttcatttgaaattaaaaacatgtttctggTAGTTAGCTAAATAAATATAAACTCTTGCTTTCATCGTATCTTTGTGTGCTTTTTGTTAAATGCTAAAAGGCACCCAGGTTTTTGAATAAAATTTGTTGATTTATGCATATGAAGCAAACAATACATACACATAATTAAATGTCAGCCATGCTCTAAGGCTTTAAAACACCTCACTATATAATATTACATAATAATGATGAGAATGAACAGTTCAGATCGCTGCTGGTGCAGgttgaaataatctgttttctTCTGTGCATTTAATGGAAAATAACTAATATTACATAAAAAATATGTTATTTTACTGTCTCTTGTTTATACTTTATCTTAATTTGTTTCCTTTCATACTGTCAATCATACTGTCTTTCTCTGTACAGTAccagctgcagctgtttgtgtgtgtgagtaaagGGAAAACAACAGGGAAAGACAATTTCACTATCATCCCTGCATCCTTGGATGTTATCGCACTAACACAgggtaacaaaaaaacaaaacagaacaacaaCCCTGTTCATTCGTAATtattcaaataaaattttacactCTGTTaacttaaataataaaatattgaaatgaatggatttTGTACAGATACATGTTAAATTACAGTCAGAAAGTGACATTGATTTCCAAGAGTGATTCCTTTCTACCCACATACTATACTGGGTGTTTTACACATTTAGAAATCCGGAAGCTGTTCTTAGCAGCCCTGTAGTGTGTTCCTGCTTACTTGACAGTATTTTCTAACCATTGACCGTTTTACAGTATGTACTCCTTCCCTAAGACTACACACAATGAAGCAGCACTTAGTGTCCTCCAACAGCGAGGCCTTCCCCTGTTGTCCAGTCGATAATAATGAAGCTCAGACTCATTACCATGAAGGAGAAACCCAAAGCGGCAAAGCAGGCAGCCTAAGAATGATGGGAAAACATTTTGGACTTAACTATCAAGAAGTTGTAAAATGATGTAACATGCATGGCAAATATTTTCATTGCCTCACCATTATCTTAGGAAGAGAGTTCATGGGTTCATCTTCCTTGGGAACAATGCGGATGTAGAAGACAGCAGGGAAGATGAAAATAAGGCAAGGAGCTGATGTGGcgcctgaaaaataaaaaagcatgcAATGCTGTAATAAAACTTtgataagaaaaaaatacacgggactcattattatttgttgatgtttgttttctgttttctaaatTCTCGATCCATTCGTTCTCCTCCAGGGGGTACAAGTCACTAATCtgacacagggctaacacagagagatagacacccaatttagaatcaccaattaatctAACCGCACTAAGTGcatatctttggactgtgagtggaagccggagtacccggagataacccacacaaacacaggcagaacatgtaaactccacacagaaaggtcccGGGCAGACAGTGGAGTCAAACTCAGGGccttcttcctgtgaggccacagtgctaaccaccgtgtcACTGCTGCCCTTCTGTAAACTTGATTTGTaatttatacttttattcagACTTTTTGATTATTTATACAACATATACATGTGCCTAATCCTAATCCCATTCTCCTAATCCCCTCTGTTTTACACGCTAgcacacaaaaaagcaaaatctGAAAACAGCTCTATTTATCATATCCtctattttttctgcttccGTGCATAGATTCAAAAACAGGTAAACTCTGTACGTGAACCCTTGCTTTGAGGAAGTACCCGGTAGTCCCTAAGGTTAATGTTTTATACTTTTACCTGTAACCTATGAAACATGACCTCAGTCTGAAAACAAAGTGGAACAAAAATATTGACTTAAGCTGTCAGTGTGTCCATGACACTGGTCAcgtttttaacatttaatatttgtttgtgtgtgtatacaaatGGCAACTGAAGTTACCCATAAATCCAACCTATCAGTTCCCTTACTGCCTCTTGGAGATTTAAGCATTATACCCCCTCTTCTTGAGTCTCAGACTCCAGAGCATAAGAAAAGCATTACTGTTTTGATATTATTCCAACTTTACATTCAGTATTATACACACCAATAATGCCGAAGATTCCCAGAATGTTAGGAGCAAATATCACCAACATGTTAATAAAGGTGAGAAGAATGAGAGCGATGGCAATATGACGTAACCAGCTGAAAGATTTGGTGGGAAATATCATCTGCTGGATGGCTCTACGCACCTGTgggcaaaaaaaatcacattagaAACACTATAATGTTACaatattaatttaattattgaatgaagactgaaataaaatgcatcacTTACTGGGAATAGCACAATGGGGACTGTCAGTGTTACAGCAGTAAGGACAGCCACTCGCACACACAGGATCAAAGTGTCGTAAGGATCAATCCGGCTGTATGTGTGCAGTAGTTCAGGCTCCACATTGCCTACAGAAATATCAACATAAACTAGTTTAGCTGCGCATGAGCTCATTACTCAGCAACTGTGGACAGCATACCATGACAAACAATCTCCACAAGAGGGCGCTTGGGTTCCATGTAACACAGTAGAGGCAAATTCTGTAAAGGATGGAatcattaaacaaaacaaaacaaaacaaaacccctgATTAGAAAATCTGTCTACAGAGACTCAATTTTTCCATGAAAAAGGTTACTACGCTTTTATAGAAACCACATTAGATCGTCTGGATGATGGCACTTAATAGCTAATACACAATAACTAACAATTAACAACAAGGAAAAGCTATTCCTTTGCGAGgaaaatgatttttatttttattttttgcaagaTTTGTAAAGTataatgaacattttaacaCTGTATCTGAGTTGCCCCTCTAAAAAAAACTAATCTCCCTAGTCAAATATTTTCCAGCCCAAACTAGATTCCTTTTGTCTTacttaataataacaaatatcTATCACTGTTCTGTCCACTTGATATGAACACAGCCATTTGTATTCGTCCGCTGGTACTGAAACACCAATCGTAAAAGAAATGTCAGGGAAAATTGCCCTCACCATAAAAAGTCAGGTAGCCAAAGAGAGCTGCCAGAAAGTACATGGTGTACATGATTAAGATGGAAATGTTGGACACCTTCTGCATCTTCTTCTTTGATGGGCTAAAATCAAAGAGTGGACATTAATGCCACATTTTGCACTGAGATGTTATCAAACATTGCAGGTTACAGATGGGCGACTCACTTGCGTAGCTCAGTGTAGATGGGCAGGACCTCAGGGTGGCAAACAAAAGCGAAAGCCAAAATCGGGATGGTGTATGCTGTCTGTTAAgagacacataaacacatgacTGTCTATTATTAGCAGTGCAGTTGAGCTTCCCCGCATACATGTGTGGAAACTAGCAAATACATTTACAGCATCTCAGCATCTCTGGCTTTCAATATTCAAAAGCGATACAGATCCACAGATACAAACGGTTCTTCATCTCAGCCGCCTACCTGTGGGTTGATGGTGAACATGCGTGGGGTGCAGTGGGAGTCATCATCCTCGTGAACCACACCGTTGTTGTACTCATGGATATGGACTGAATCGTTCAAGCTGAGGTGGGAAGCGGTACCATTCACTGAGAACTCCTCAAAGGGGCAGGGAATCTGAAACTTCTTGAAGATGACCTGCAAATGTGGCAACATGTGGAAGAACAAACAGGAATATCATGAAAAATAAGGATAAGGTGATATGtcagtcattaaaaaaacatcctCCAGTTATCAACAActacttagaaaaaccatttcAATCTAGATTAGGGCCACTCAGCCTCTAAGTAGACAGATTTAACTTTGAACCTCTGATGTCTGTATAGTAGCTCTTATATTAGCCTTATCAAACACTGACACATTCCACCAAAAATAGAGACAAGGATGGGAAAGTTAGCAACATAAAGTGTACGCCAGGAAGGCATGCCAGAGCAAAAGAGGCTCTGTGTGCGCAGTGACTGTGATGATGTGCCACTGTGTGTGTTGGACCAACTTACTGCAGTGAGAAAGAACACCATGCAGCTGAGAGAAAACCCGCTGGTGTAGCCAAGGTAACCTGAAAATAAAGAGAACGAGAAAATTCATAACTGCTCCTCAGACTGAATTCATGTGTTGTTTGGAACCACTATTAACTGCATTAGCTTTAGATGCTCCTTGTCATAAATGAAGCTACTGCAATAACATCCTGAAAATGTACAGAGTGACCTCACAGCACTGTGAGGGCAAAGACGGCATGTTTATACTGTGTATTAACGAGCAGAATATGCCGGAATTGAGAGTGCGATTATGTCAGgagaaattatttttaactgaacAGCCCGCTGTTTTCGCTGTGAGGGGTAGGACAAGAACGCACTAATTGCTTGACTGCAATGTACATACCTTTGCCTTCAAAAATTATTAGATAAGTTGGATTAATTTCAAATAATCTTAACTGATAACTTCTAAGTATAGAAAATATTTCTTGAACACAAACTGGCAAATGCACGAGTTAGATAAATGCACTGCatgaaaacaacccaaaactCAAACCCACTACTCTGGAGTATAATGAAAAGGAGCAAAACTACTTTAAAGAAGCTATGTTACAACGAGTAGCTGAATAAAAGGACAttaactgttaatacagactgTAAACACATAATACTTGTTATGCAGGAACCTTGCCCAGCTGCCATGGAGATccattttaaacagaaaaaacatttaattaagttaaaaataaaaaaaaatgtaagtcaaactgtaaatttaagTGAAGACaacataaatattttatattatttcactAGCTATTGATTATTAGTATATTACATATtatattattactttttttttttttactcttaggGAATTCAAATAATCTATTATTTATATTGGAAAGTTAAGCCTGCTGGTGATGTGTACATGGTCCTGGAAGTCTGGCTAGACTCACAGATCAGTGAATTTGGCTTATTTATCTGCTTCAAGCTTATCTTTTATCTCTGGTCACTGTGTGTACAGAAAACACCTATACATTCATCTATATGCAATTGCCCACTCGCTTTAATATTGTGTCAGCAATAAGGTTAAAGTTGCCTTAGTGGTCTGATTCAAAAgaggatgtttttgtttttgttttcttttttaacagcaGGGCAACTGTAGGGAGAAAAAACATCATCACTGTCTGATGTATGCATTAGATCACATGTTAGCTGATTCTGATAACGGTTTTGAATGACTGCTGAAAACTCATTTTTATAGGTTAGCTTTCCCTTAATCCTCATCCCTTTATTTTTGGCCATAGTTTACAACTATTTGCTTATATGTCTGAATGAGCTTCTGACCATATGTTCGATTGTGTGCCTGTTTATGTGTCTGTACATTCGAACGTGCATATTTATCTTTAATATATGGCTTTTATTCAAACTGTGGAGCAATTTGTAGCTGTGACAGTTTTCTAATATCTGTAAAAAGGTATTATTATAGCATGTTCCAACACACTAAAAGCTTTCTTTGGTAAATGGAAGTGGAAAACAGTACTCCCATAACAAAGATATATTTACATTATACTCACCAAGCTGTTTCATTAAAGCAAGGGGCAGGATGATACTGGCAGAGACCATGATGACCAGGTAGTTTCCGTTCAAGTACCACAGACTGTTTGGAGAAAAATCTAGTTTATTTTGG of Maylandia zebra isolate NMK-2024a linkage group LG5, Mzebra_GT3a, whole genome shotgun sequence contains these proteins:
- the slc38a3b gene encoding sodium-coupled neutral amino acid transporter 3 isoform X1; translation: MEPSQSEMNILSNGKSHDLGDDVGVPLKTMLDEDQNGTQTVRYEEPDDGLENEEFLPNEGGKKPIRFTDLEGKTSFGMSVFNLGNAIMGSGILGLAYAMANTGILLFWFLLTAVAALSSYSIHLLLKSSGIVGIRAYEQLGYRAFGNLGKIAAGTAITLQNIGAMSSYLYIVKSELPLVIQAFLKVEPNSDLWYLNGNYLVIMVSASIILPLALMKQLGYLGYTSGFSLSCMVFFLTAVIFKKFQIPCPFEEFSVNGTASHLSLNDSVHIHEYNNGVVHEDDDSHCTPRMFTINPQTAYTIPILAFAFVCHPEVLPIYTELRNPSKKKMQKVSNISILIMYTMYFLAALFGYLTFYGNVEPELLHTYSRIDPYDTLILCVRVAVLTAVTLTVPIVLFPVRRAIQQMIFPTKSFSWLRHIAIALILLTFINMLVIFAPNILGIFGIIGATSAPCLIFIFPAVFYIRIVPKEDEPMNSLPKIMAACFAALGFSFMVMSLSFIIIDWTTGEGLAVGGH
- the slc38a3b gene encoding sodium-coupled neutral amino acid transporter 3 isoform X2, whose amino-acid sequence is MEPSQSEMNILSNGKSHDLGDDVGVPLKTMLDEDQYEEPDDGLENEEFLPNEGGKKPIRFTDLEGKTSFGMSVFNLGNAIMGSGILGLAYAMANTGILLFWFLLTAVAALSSYSIHLLLKSSGIVGIRAYEQLGYRAFGNLGKIAAGTAITLQNIGAMSSYLYIVKSELPLVIQAFLKVEPNSDLWYLNGNYLVIMVSASIILPLALMKQLGYLGYTSGFSLSCMVFFLTAVIFKKFQIPCPFEEFSVNGTASHLSLNDSVHIHEYNNGVVHEDDDSHCTPRMFTINPQTAYTIPILAFAFVCHPEVLPIYTELRNPSKKKMQKVSNISILIMYTMYFLAALFGYLTFYGNVEPELLHTYSRIDPYDTLILCVRVAVLTAVTLTVPIVLFPVRRAIQQMIFPTKSFSWLRHIAIALILLTFINMLVIFAPNILGIFGIIGATSAPCLIFIFPAVFYIRIVPKEDEPMNSLPKIMAACFAALGFSFMVMSLSFIIIDWTTGEGLAVGGH